A single region of the Eleginops maclovinus isolate JMC-PN-2008 ecotype Puerto Natales chromosome 4, JC_Emac_rtc_rv5, whole genome shotgun sequence genome encodes:
- the scg3 gene encoding secretogranin-3: MASKYVGLFVLFQLVALNLVSQISAFPTPTASADDKTVYNRQLTEERPLEEQIAEADSVNAAVQSAESKRPSASKDGESEQDLDDFTLLKSLADGQKSKETTEVPLKKEGQYIHDESDSTKSRRLVEDYDSTKTGMDDDETESFRQVDGTPLTAEDIVQKIANKIYEEDDRGVFDRIVLKLLKLGLITDSQADTLEYQVAEALQDLITKNAKNNEIDNIESNDEEIQGGQDEQGSDAIKDTWEPPKRRYNEDEEDEEENDDEIEDEVDRDAGDDKDANTWDKDTEEGNEVSPEDGLQDLQYFPNFYHLLRSLDSEQDAQERETLITIMKTLIDFVKMMVKYGTITPEEGVSYLENLDTMIAMQTKNKLGKALGPPDFTGPNGKTLDEDDNTKAEAAKMQKEYENLKDSTKEEQRSTETNQPGKSETYLEAIRKNIEWLKKHNKEEGKEDYDLSKLKDFMDKQVDSYIDKGIIAKDEGDTIKRIYSSL; encoded by the exons ATGGCGTCAAAATACGTCGGCCTTTTCGTCCTTTTCCAGCTTGTAGCTCTGAATTTAGTGAGCCAGATATCTGCCTTCCCAACACCGACAGCCTCAGCGGATG ATAAAACTGTATACAACAGGCAGTTGACGGAAGAAAGACCACTAGAGGAGCAG ATTGCTGAGGCAGACAGCGTGAATGCTGCAGTACAGTCTGCTG AGAGCAAGCGTCCGTCTGCCTCTAAGGATGGAGAGTCAGAGCAGGACCTCGATGACTTCACCCTGTTGAAATCTCTGGCGGATGGCCAGAAATCCAAGGAGACCACTGAGGTGCCGCTGAAGAAGGAGGGCCAGTACATTCATGATGAATCAGACTCGACCAAGAGCCGGCGCCTGGTCGAGGACTATGACTCCACCAAGACCGGCATGGACGACG ATGAAACAGAAAGCTTCCGTCAAGTGGACGGCACTCCGCTGACAGCAGAAGACATTGTCCAGAAGATCGCAAACAAGATCTATGAGGAGGACGACAGAGGGGTGTTCGACAGGATCGTCTTAAAGCTACTCAAATTGGGGCTG ATAACAGACAGTCAGGCTGACACTCTGGAGTACCAGGTGGCCGAGGCTCTGCAGGATCTCATCACCAAAAACGCCAAAAACAACGAGATTGACAACATAGAGAGCAACGACGAAGAAATACAGGGAGGGCAGGACGAACAGGGCTCTGACGCAATCAAG GACACGTGGGAGCCACCGAAGCGCCGCTACAACGAAGACGAGGAAGACGAGGAAGAAAATGATGATGAGATTGAGGACGAGGTGGACAGGGATGCAGGAGACGACAAAGATGCCAACACCTGGGACAAAGATACTGAGGAAGGCAACGAGGTGAGCCCCGAGGACgggctccaggacctgcagTACTTCCCCAACTTCTACCACCTGCTCCGCAGCCTcgactcag AACAAGACGCTCAGGAGAGAGAAACATTGATTACCATCATGAAGACATTGATCGACTTTGTGAAGATGATGGTGAAGTACGGTACCATCACTCCGGAGGAGGGAGTCTCCTATTTAG agaaCCTGGATACTATGATAGCCATGCAAACCAAGAACAAGCTGGGGAAGGCTCTGGGGCCTCCCGACTTCACTGGACCCAACG GAAAAACCTTGGACGAGGACGACAACACCAAGGCGGAGGCGGCCAAGATGCAGAAGGAGTACGAAAACCTGAAGGACTCAACTAAGGAGGAGCAGCGATCCACCGAGACCA ATCAGCCTGGCAAATCAGAGACTTATCTGGAGGCTATCAGGAAGAACATTGAGTGGttgaagaaacacaacaaagaagaaGGCAAAGAGG
- the tnfaip8l3 gene encoding tumor necrosis factor alpha-induced protein 8-like protein 3, which translates to MDSDSGEQSDGDLSPGQESFNSRSLALQAQKKILSKMATMVVANMLTDDTSSEILDELYKTSREFTKSKKEAHKIIKDVIKIALKIGILYRNHQFSPDELDTVERFKKKMNQAAMTAVSFYEVDYTFDRNILSELLMECRDLLHTLVEQHLTARSHARIDHVFNHFAHGEYLAELYGDREEYRLSLRKICNGINKLLDEGTL; encoded by the coding sequence GACAGGAGAGCTTCAACTCTCGCTCCCTGGCCCTGCAGGCCCAGAAGAAGATCCTGAGCAAGATGGCAACCATGGTGGTGGCCAACATGCTGACCGATGACACCAGCAGCGAGATCTTGGACGAGCTCTACAAGACGAGCCGGGAGTTCACCAAGAGCAAGAAGGAGGCCCACAAGATAATAAAGGACGTCATCAAAATCGCACTGAAGATCGGCATCTTGTACCGCAACCACCAGTTCAGCCCAGACGAGCTGGACACAGTGGAGCGCTTCAAGAAGAAGATGAACCAGGCGGCCATGACAGCGGTGTCGTTCTACGAGGTGGATTACACCTTTGACAGGAATATTCTGTCAGAGCTTTTGATGGAGTGCAGGGACCTGCTACACACCCTAGTGGAGCAGCACCTGACAGCGCGCTCACATGCACGCATTGATCATGTTTTCAACCATTTTGCCCACGGGGAGTACCTGGCGGAGCTGTACGGGGACAGAGAGGAGTACAGACTCTCCCTGAGGAAGATCTGCAACGGCATCAACAAACTGCTTGACGAAGGGACGCTTTAA